The nucleotide window TGCGGATGCGGCGGGGTGGATGCGTGGTGGCAGCCGTGCTCGGCGACACCGATGCGGCACCGCCCGCCGCGGGCGTGCCGGTGCTCGTCGAACGGGCGTCGACCCGCCGGCTCGACTGATATGTAGTTCTGTTTGTCAAGTGGGCAGGGTGAAGCGCCGCCGGGCTGGCTGCCTGGCGGCGCTTCGTCGTCCGTCCCTGGGGCATTGGTGCGTGGATGCGGCGTGTCTAGTGACGCGTGGTCAGTCTGATATGCGCGGGTTGGGTACCGCATGACCCTGTTTCGGTGGGAGCGTTCGAGCGTGTCTGAGGTCGAGCGTGGCCTTGCGGCTGCTCACAGCCGAACCGCTGGTTTGCTCCTCACGCTGCATGCGTTCACGTACCGGTGTGCCGGGGCGGACGAGTCTGGTGGGTTCAGTCCATGACGGCCAACGACCAGCACCAGCCGGCCAGTTCACGGGCGATCGCAGTGTTGGCGACGGTGTGCTTCTTTCGGTGGCCGGCCAGTACCTGCCACCGGTGATGCAGGCGGCGGTTGCCGGCACCGCCGCGCGCGGCGGCCTCGGCGGGTGCGGCGGCCCACCGGTCGGTCATGGTCTTGCCCGGCGTGTAGCGGGGCTTGTGGTGCCAGGCCGCTTCGATCAGCAGACGCCGGGCGTGGGTGTTGCCGGTCTTGGTGATCGCCCCGAGCGAGCGCGACTGCCCGGATGAATGCTCCGATGGCACGAGGCCGAGGTACGCGGCGATGCTGCGGCCGGTGAAACGATCCCAGTCGCCGAGTTCAACGGCCAACCCGAACCCGGTGAGGGTGTTGATGCCCCGCAAGCAGCACAACCGTCTGGTGACCGCGGTGAACTGCGAATCGGCAGCCATCGCCGTGATGTCCCGGTCCAGGCGCTCCCGTCGCGCCAGCGTCATCGTGACCGTGTCGTAGGCGGCGTCGAAGGCCGCCAGCGTGCCGGGCCCGGCCGCGGCCAACCCTTCCCGGCGGGCCGCACGCAGCCACGCGTCGTGGGCGCCCGTCCACGCCCGGCCGTCGTACACGAACCCGTGTCGCAGCAGCAGCTTGGACAACCGGTGCCGGGCCGCCATCAAGTCCGTGCGGACATCATCACGGGCACGCACGAGATCCCGGGCCGCTTCCTCGGCGATCGTGGGCACCCGCACGGCGGTCAGTTCGTCCATACGCAGCAGCCGGGCCAGCAGGATCGCGTCGCGGGCGTCGGTCTTGACCCGGTCCCCGGACGGCCGGACGATCTTCGACGGTGCCGCGACCGTGCACGGGATGCCCGCGGTACTCAGCGACCGTGCCAGGCCGAACCCCGTCGGCCCGGCCTCGTAGACCACGCCCACCGGGCCGAGCCGGTCGGCGATCCCGGCGACCCACGCCAAAGCCGCGTCCGTGCTGCCGGGCAAGCGCGCTTGGACGAGCTCGCCCGTGACCGTATCCAGGGCTGCCGCCCGTATCGATCGGGCATGCACGTCCAACCCGATCGCCGTACGCTCGTTGAACACCAGGGCCTCCAATGCATGTCGGCACCCCGACGGCCCATACCGCCGGGAATGATCCACGAATCTGCACTGCGAGGCCCTGGGCCACAACCCCCACCAGAACCCCACCCTCATAGGGTCTGAGCGCGGCATCCACTCGCCGGCGCAGCCTGCGAACCCCGCTTTCAGTCGCGCGGCGGCAGCTGCTGGAAGGTGAGCCGGTTGCCGTCGGGGTCGGCCACCGTCACGAAGCGGCCCCACGGCTGCTCGTCGACGCCCTCGGCCGCGACCCCCTTCGCGCGCAGCTCGGCGAGGAACGCGTCGGCGTCGTCGATCACGGCCTGGATGACGTGGAGCGTGCCCGGCTCCTGATCGCTGCCGATGCCCTCGCCGATCGCGATCGAACACGCCGAGCCGGGCGGCGTCAGCTGCACGAAGCGGATGTCGTCGCTCACGCGGTGGTCGAAGTCGGCGTTGAAGCCGAGCCGGTCGACGTAGAAGGCCTTGGCCCGGTCGATATCGCTGACGGGCACGAAGATGAGTTCGATGCGGATGTCCATGCTGCGAGTCTGCGCCCGACCACCGACACACCGGGAACGCCGCTGCGGCCGGACGCACGTCGGGCCGGGGTGGATGCCCGAGCGCACCGGTGCTTGGATGGAGGCATGGCACTGCACATCACGGGGGACGAGGCCGCCGACCGGTTGCTCGGAGACGATGCGTTCGCGCTCATGGTCGGGATGCTGCTCGACCAGCAGATCGCGATGGAGACGGCCTTCGCCGGCCCCGAGAAGATCCGGGAGCGGACGGGCACCATCGACCCGGCCGAGATCGCCGCGTACGACCCCGAGGCGTTCGCCGCCGTGTTCAAGGAGTCGCCGGCCGTGCACCGCTTCCCGGGGTCGATGGCCGCGCGCGTGCAGGCACTCGCGGCCGCGGTCCGCGACGACTGGCACGACGATGCCGCCGCCATCTGGACGGACGGCGAGCCGAGCGGCGCCGAGGTGCTGAAGCGGCTGAAGGCGCTGCCCGGCTTCGGCGAGCAGAAGGCGAAGATCTTTCTCGCGCTGCTCGGCAAGCAGTGCGGGCTCACCGCGCCCGGCTGGCGCGAGGCGGCGGGCGCGTACGGCGAGGAGGGCTCGTTCCGCTCGGTCGCCGATATCGTCGACCCGGGATCGCTCGCGAAGGTGCGCGAGACGAAGCGCGCCGCGAAGGCGGCGGCCAAGGCAGCGAAGGGCTGACCGGGGACCGTTCGCGCGGTGAGATGAGGCCGGCTCGGCTCCGTGTCGGTGGGTGCTGCGAGCATGGAAGCATGACGGCATCCACTCGAGGAATCGGGACTCGCGCAGGGCGGAACCGCGGCCCGCACAGGGCGCTCGCGCCCGCGCCCGGAGGTGCCTTGCGCGACACGCCGCGACACGCCCGGGAATCGTCCACAGCGACGAACGGCCGTGTTCGCCGGGGTGTGGATAAGGCGTCGGGCGCCCGCGGAAAACCGCCGGTCGGAGGCGCGTGGCCTGTTGATGGATCGGTGGAGAAGCCGTGGATAACTACACGAATGTAACTACAGCATGTTGTGCCCGTTCTGTTTGCCAGGCACTAGATGTAGTATTGGAAGTCCAGTGAGGTACTGGGGGAGCGGCTCCTCCGGGAGCCAGGGAACAAGGGGAAAAACATGACGGTCACGGTCTACACGAAGCCATCCTGCGTCCAGTGCGCGGCGACGTATCGGGCGCTCGACAGCAAGGGCATCGAGTACGACGTGCTCGACGTCTCGGCCGACGAGCACGCGCTCGAACAGGTCAAGGAACTCGGCTATCTGCAGGCCCCGGTCGTCATCACGGACGAGGGCCACTGGTCCGGGTTCCGGCCCGACAAGATCGACGAGCTCGCCGCTCGCCTCGCGTAAGGCTCGGATCGCGGGCGGCCCGGCCGCCGCATCTCGGCCCCCGACCGAGGCACGACGGCTCAGCCGCCCGCATCCGCAGCACGACCGCCGAGGAGGAACCATGACGGATCTGGTCTACTTCTCGAGCGTCTCAGGCAACACCGACCGCTTCATCCGGAAACTCGGCCGCCCGGCCGCGCGCATCCCGCTGTACCCGAGCGAGGCACCGCTCCGGGTCGACGAACCCTATGTGCTCGTCGTCCCCACCTACGGCGGCGGCGACGGCAAGGGCGCGGTTCCGAAGCAGGTCATCCGCTTCCTGAACGACGAGAAGAACCGCTCGCTCATCCGGGGCGTCATCAGCGCCGGGAACACCAATTTCGGGACGGCCTTCGGCCTCGCCGGCGACATCGTCGCCGCCAAGACCGGGGTGCCGCACCTCTACCGCTTCGAAGTATTCGGAACCCCCGACGACGTCCGCGCCGTCGACGAAGGATTGGACGCATTTTGGTCACGACAAGCACGGCATCCGCAGCCGACGGCGTAGCGCTCATGGAGAAGCCGCGCACGGGGATGGACTACCACTCGCTGAACGCGATGCTGAACCTCTACGGCGCGAACGGCGAGATCCAGTTCGACAAGGACCGCGAGGCCGCGCGCGAGTACTTCCTGCAGCACGTCAACCAGAACACGGTCTTCTTCCACTCCCTGAAGGAGCGCCTCGACTACCTCGTCGAGAAGGAGTACTACGAGCCCGAGGTGCTCGAGCAGTACTCGTTCGAGTTCATCCAGAAGCTGAACGACCTGGCGTACTCGAAGAAGTTCCGCTTCGAGACCTTCCTCGGCGCGTTCAAGTACTACACGAGCTACACGCTGAAGACCTTCGACGGCAAGCGCTACCTCGAGCGCTTCGAGGACCGCGTCGTGATGACCGCCCTCGGTCTCGCGCAGGGTGACGAGCAGCTCGCGATCGACCTCGTCGAGGAGATCATCGGCGGCCGGTTCCAGCCGGCGACGCCGACGTTCCTGAACACGGGCAAGGCGCAGCGCGGCGAGCTCGTCAGCTGCTTCCTGCTGCGCATCGAAGACAACATGGAGTCGATCTCGCGCGGCATCAACTCCGCCCTGCAGCTCTCCAAGCGCGGCGGCGGCGTCGCCCTGCTGTTGTCGAACATCCGCGAGGCCGGCGCCCCGATCAAGCAGATCGAGAACCAGTCCAGCGGCATCATCCCGGTCATGAAGCTGCTCGAGGACTCGTTCAGCTACGCGAACCAGCTCGGCGCACGGCAGGGCGCCGGCGCCGTGTACCTGTCGGCGCACCACCCCGACATCATGAAGTTCCTCGACACCAAGCGCGAGAACGCGGACGAGAAGATCCGCATCAAGACCCTCTCGCTCGGCGTCGTGATCCCCGACATCACCTTCGAGCTCGCCAAGAACAACGAGGACATGTACCTCTTCAGCCCGTACGACGTCGAGCGCGTCTACGGCAAGCCCTTCGGCGACGTGCCGATCAGCGAGCACTACCGCGAGATGGTCGACGACGCGCGCATCAAGAAGACGAAGATCAACGCGCGCGCCTTCTTCCAGACCCTCGCCGAGATCCAGTTCGAGTCGGGCTACCCGTACATCGTGTTCGAAGACACGGTGAACAAGGCCAACCCGATCAAGGGCCGGATCAACATGTCGAACCTGTGCTCCGAGATCCTGCAGGTGAACAC belongs to Agromyces archimandritae and includes:
- the nrdI gene encoding class Ib ribonucleoside-diphosphate reductase assembly flavoprotein NrdI, with the protein product MTDLVYFSSVSGNTDRFIRKLGRPAARIPLYPSEAPLRVDEPYVLVVPTYGGGDGKGAVPKQVIRFLNDEKNRSLIRGVISAGNTNFGTAFGLAGDIVAAKTGVPHLYRFEVFGTPDDVRAVDEGLDAFWSRQARHPQPTA
- the nrdH gene encoding glutaredoxin-like protein NrdH, which produces MTVTVYTKPSCVQCAATYRALDSKGIEYDVLDVSADEHALEQVKELGYLQAPVVITDEGHWSGFRPDKIDELAARLA
- a CDS encoding HhH-GPD-type base excision DNA repair protein, whose amino-acid sequence is MALHITGDEAADRLLGDDAFALMVGMLLDQQIAMETAFAGPEKIRERTGTIDPAEIAAYDPEAFAAVFKESPAVHRFPGSMAARVQALAAAVRDDWHDDAAAIWTDGEPSGAEVLKRLKALPGFGEQKAKIFLALLGKQCGLTAPGWREAAGAYGEEGSFRSVADIVDPGSLAKVRETKRAAKAAAKAAKG
- a CDS encoding VOC family protein — protein: MDIRIELIFVPVSDIDRAKAFYVDRLGFNADFDHRVSDDIRFVQLTPPGSACSIAIGEGIGSDQEPGTLHVIQAVIDDADAFLAELRAKGVAAEGVDEQPWGRFVTVADPDGNRLTFQQLPPRD
- the nrdE gene encoding class 1b ribonucleoside-diphosphate reductase subunit alpha yields the protein MEKPRTGMDYHSLNAMLNLYGANGEIQFDKDREAAREYFLQHVNQNTVFFHSLKERLDYLVEKEYYEPEVLEQYSFEFIQKLNDLAYSKKFRFETFLGAFKYYTSYTLKTFDGKRYLERFEDRVVMTALGLAQGDEQLAIDLVEEIIGGRFQPATPTFLNTGKAQRGELVSCFLLRIEDNMESISRGINSALQLSKRGGGVALLLSNIREAGAPIKQIENQSSGIIPVMKLLEDSFSYANQLGARQGAGAVYLSAHHPDIMKFLDTKRENADEKIRIKTLSLGVVIPDITFELAKNNEDMYLFSPYDVERVYGKPFGDVPISEHYREMVDDARIKKTKINARAFFQTLAEIQFESGYPYIVFEDTVNKANPIKGRINMSNLCSEILQVNTPTTYHEDLSYDVIGKDISCNLGSLNIARTMDSPDFGKTVETAIRGLTSVSNQSHISSVRSIEDGNDKSHAIGLGQMNLHGYLARERIFYGSEEGIDFTNLYFYTVLFHALRASNRIAIERGEVFDGFAESKYASGEFFDKYTDAEWMPATERVSELFATAGVRIPTQDDWRELKASVQEHGIYNQNLQAVPPTGSISYINNSTASIHPIASKIEIRKEGKLGRVYYPAAYMTNDNLEYYQDAYEIGYEKIIDTYAAATQHVDQGLSLTLFFKDTATTRDINKAQIYAWRKGIKTIYYIRLRQMALEGTELDMCVSCML
- a CDS encoding IS110 family transposase is translated as MFNERTAIGLDVHARSIRAAALDTVTGELVQARLPGSTDAALAWVAGIADRLGPVGVVYEAGPTGFGLARSLSTAGIPCTVAAPSKIVRPSGDRVKTDARDAILLARLLRMDELTAVRVPTIAEEAARDLVRARDDVRTDLMAARHRLSKLLLRHGFVYDGRAWTGAHDAWLRAARREGLAAAGPGTLAAFDAAYDTVTMTLARRERLDRDITAMAADSQFTAVTRRLCCLRGINTLTGFGLAVELGDWDRFTGRSIAAYLGLVPSEHSSGQSRSLGAITKTGNTHARRLLIEAAWHHKPRYTPGKTMTDRWAAAPAEAAARGGAGNRRLHHRWQVLAGHRKKHTVANTAIARELAGWCWSLAVMD